From Candidatus Pedobacter colombiensis, one genomic window encodes:
- the atpC gene encoding ATP synthase F1 subunit epsilon, giving the protein MTLEILTPDKKVFEGEVTAVTVPGTMGSFQILHDHAPIISTLEDGPVIIKSKTGDNTFIIKGGVVEVLKNKIIVLAEGVA; this is encoded by the coding sequence ATGACATTAGAAATATTAACACCAGACAAGAAAGTTTTTGAAGGAGAGGTAACTGCTGTTACCGTACCGGGAACAATGGGCTCGTTCCAGATTTTGCACGACCATGCTCCTATTATTTCTACTTTGGAGGATGGCCCCGTAATTATTAAAAGCAAAACCGGCGATAATACCTTTATTATTAAAGGTGGTGTGGTTGAGGTCTTAAAAAACAAGATTATTGTTTTGGCCGAAGGGGTTGCTTAA